taattattattgaCTAAGTGATTTATTTTAGGAATAATATATAACTCATGAAATAAAATTCTTCATTAGCCTTAGTGCTTGGTTCTACATACTCATAAGTTTCATAAATGATGATTTCTCCAGTGGCTTTGCACCTTTatcaatttttggttttcaTTTCATCTTTCATCAGACAAGGCATGGAATTATAATGTTACTGGTAATGGTAATCATCGCTCTGATCAGTCTCTCAACTTTTATTGGAATGCATGATAAAACAATCAAAcatgcatataaatataatgCATGTCTGCATGGGGTGCGTATATATGATTCAAAGTTCAACCATTATCCCGGATTTACTACCTTGTAGGCATTGGCCTTAATTGATGTGTACTTAGTTATTGCAATTTGAATTGAGAAGAACCAGTTATGAGATTGGTTATGTATCATGtattgtttccatttttttacttttgaaaatcTAATTTGGTTCTGTACCCTTGCCATTTTTCTTTGGATGTTAGGAGAAGATGTTATCTCCTTGTTCTGTGAACTGTCAGAAgagcccccccccccccctcttCTTAATTTTTAACAGTGATTAGAAAAAgatattagattttataattactGAATAAGAGATCAAGttttttatcacattttttttattttttatttttgacaaaTAAGCAGAGGTTTCGCTTTAGACTAAATTACCTAATTCTGCTGTAAGGTTATACTCTCATCTAGGTCACTTTTGTGAGCCTCAGCCTTTTAGTGAATAATTGACTCTCTTATTCCAGATCCTTAACCACATTTCAGTTCAAGTTATCATTTAGCTTATCTGGTTCTATGTAGCACTAATCCAGCTTTCTCATAGTGATTAAGTGTTGGTTGGCAGTTTGTTGTACCAacaaaacatattcaaaacCTTTACTTGAATACTTTTGATTCTTGTATCTTTGATCAAGAAAATTGCTTGAGGAGATACATCTGAATTGATTCATATTTGACTTGCTCCAATTTTGGAACTCAGAAGCACTGTATTGTATAAATCTTCCTCTTTTGTATCTCCATGGTTTATCTCTACTAGCCTTTCTAGAGGTGCACCGTTCAATAACTATTCTGAACGTTATGTTGCTTTTAATTAAGCATGAGATTTGCTTTCAAGATACATTTTTTAACTTGGGACAACTTGATTGAAAATgaacaataaattaaaagtttacgCCCTATCATGTTGACTCATACGGTATtaagaaagaggaaaagaaacaaTGTGAAAGAAGTAGaaaaaatgatattaatgttCAGTTTAACTAACTTTTCACATTTCTAACTGCTTGTTGTGAATGCGTCATACTTAAAAAATACTCATATTTAACCAGAGTATATGCTCAGTTTGATAATGGTAACAATACATATGGTCCATGATGATCTACTTTTTAATATCTAATGTTAAAGTATTGTGCCCTGATAATTGTTCAGAGAACTGATCTTAAATTTCTGGTATTTTATTTGTAGCATTTTTGGGTTGCAATATCTATGGTCTTTTTTATTGCTGCCACAACTTTCACTCTTTTAAAGTTATGTGGTAAGTTGTTTGTTTAGTCATAATTCTCTTGACCtagtttcttttttccttttctttatgtACTATTCAAGCTGCATTTATTCTATCTTTGTTATAAATGTGAGTTGTTCAAAACGTGCAATGCTAATACATTAATTGATCTTTAACAACGTGTAGGTGATGTTGCAGCTCTCGGCTGGTGggatttattcataaattttgggTAGAATACGATCATTTTCAtgtgatgattttttttttggcttctCCTCGGTTCCCTTTTTTCTATTGGAATTatcctttttgttttgttgcaGTATTGCAGAGTGCTTTGCCTTTCTTGTTTGTACAAAGTGGTATAATCCAGCAATTCATCGAAATTCCCATCTTGGACAAACCAGCTCATCTTCAATGAGTACGAGATACCTGGACTGGAACAGAGGTTTGGTAGTATCTACTGATGAAGACATGCAACAGAACAGTGGAATGTGCAGCATGCAAGATATTGGAGGGCATGTTATGAAAATTCCATTTATTGGTTTCCAGATCATGCTTTTCATGTACTTAGAggtatttttattgtttagaaGGGCCTTTGTTTGTTACTTTTCCAAATATTAAAGTCGTACCTTAAATACATATTAAACTGTGATGCCAGGGAACACCACCTAGTGCAAGAAATATATCATCTCCAGTCCTTTTTTCTCCTCTTCTGCTGCTGCAAGGAGCTGGGGTTGTTCTTGCTGCATATAGATTGATTgagaaaattgttattttaatacataGTGAAGCTGTCTCTGGAAGATACTTTGATATATCATCAAAAGTGGTTGAATTTTTTGGGTTCTTGCACCATGGGTCAAGGTAGTTTTATTAGGAGTTggactttaaaaaattgattagtgaaaaaaattaatcattgtCAAGCAAGACTCGTCATTTATGTCTCTTTCTTTCAACAGGTTGCTGGGTTGGTGGTCTATTGATGAAGGAAGTCGAGAGGAGCAGGCTAGACTTTACTGTTCTGGGGCATCTGggtatgttttgtattttatgttcTGGTTCCTTTAGGCATTCATTCATCTAGCAAAATGTATAAGCAACAATTCTGCCTGCTTTCTTGAGGGACTTCTTAGATTTAAAAAGCATACCAAAAATGGTTTCTCCAGCATAGTATGATTTTTCTGAAAGTGGAAAAGTTTTCATTACGAACTATCAGTATTCATTTATAGCTGCACAAGAAATGCAGTAAAGTTACCAGTTAGTCACCTTTATCCGTTAGGATTATGTCCATTCATTTCACCACATGGTGACAACCTTTTAAATCTTCCATCTATTACTGGttgaaagaataataaattCTCCCATACATGTATATTCCATTCTGGTGTTCTGGCTTACtcctttagtttatttttcatgaaaagAATGTTTTGAAAAGCATTGGAAACTAAAGAATGGAGTCTGCATGATGAGTtattgttgttatgctgaaTTTATCAACAATGCTTGTTTCTTCTCATCATAAGTACCAGTTGCTTCCATTGCTTGCTATGGGGCTCCTTGAGTATTACAGAGATTGTAACAGGTTTTTCCTCCTCTTGTCTCTATGCTGATCTTATCTTTCATCCTCTTAACGTTCAGATATAACACTTTCTCACCTGATTCTGTGAAGAAAATGCCTAAATCAGATCTGGTTGAAGAGGTACACCTAGTACTTGTTATCTTCAAATCGTAAAAGTATAAGCTTATGCTTTAGTTTAAGtctggtttttttatttttgaatgaaatttaattgaagTCTGCTTTACTTTTGCAATTGTTTTTGTCCAACTTGATGGCTATATAATATGTGAAATCCTGTTTACCATCTAATGATGTTGTACTGATaaaatcttcatttcttttaaatacaGATTTGGAGATTACAAGCTGCAGTCCGTGAGCAGACAGAAATCACACAATTTAGCCAGCAGGAGTTTGAAAGACTTCAAAATGTATATTTCAGGAGAAAACATAAGTTCTAACCTAGTTATTATAACTGTTGAGCCATTATCTATGGTGTTGCTTACTTGTTAATTTAATGAATCTGTCAGGAAAAGATTCTCTGTAGAGTTTGCTTCGAAGAACAAATCAACATAGTCCTCCTCCCATGTAGGCATCATGTCCTCTGCAGGTATTCATATCTACCCATCCCCATAAATACTGCTAAAGTTCGTTCATTCTGGCTATCACGTGCTCTATCAGTAATGATTAATGCATTGATATATCTCCTAAATCTACAGCTAAGGCATCATAAATTCTCATGTATGTATGTTTATGGTAATTACTTACAAAATTGTAACCTTTGTCTTATGACCATGCATAATATTACATTTCTTATCAAAGGATGTGGAATCTTGCATTCTTTTTTATCTGACTAATTTGCATCTCAGTACATGCTGTGAGAAGTGTAAAAGGTGCCCAATCTGCCGTGTTTCTATCGAAGAGCGACTGCTGGTGTATGATGTGTAGTCTGAAATTACCTGTAGAAAAAATTCATGTAAAGTTTTGAAGAATTGCTTGTGATTTTTGGTGAAGCAAGCATTGAGAAGCAGGTCAATTTGGTTTCTTGGAACAAGATACAGTTGTGTAATCGCATCCAAGAATTGTAAATAACATTTGGTTGCATTTATGTAatgaaatttagggattttgacATGATACAAAGTTTCGATGAAATAACATTAGTGCCGAAGTATCTTTTCACTttgttaaaacttaaaaatgatCTTTAATTAACGATGTTCAAACTGGAGGTTTACTTAGTTCATAAGCAACTGTAATGAAAATCAAGGCAGTAATGTGCTTTTATCAAAACTGAAGTCAACGACCTCAACAAAAAAGATGGTATAGGAGATTGTACATAATTGTTTACATGTGCCATAAGTTACATCCAGCATCAAATGCCTATTACTGTTGCTTGGCTTACAAGTTAACTGTTAGTGCTAGGGCATTGGTGTGGAAGATGTAAATTATGGCACATGAATGCCATGATTGAAAAGAAGCCATGCCCATGCATTCAACGACCTGGTCAATATGGATGGATTGGCAGGCTGGTTTTTCTAGCTCAATATCGCTGACCCAAGCCATGCCCATGTCCATGCAATTTCACGTTGTTATTCTACATTTTATCCCCTCTCTAAGAGGGGTCTTAGATTTAAGCTTTTCCaacatatataatacatatgtaTACATGCAATATAGTAATAGTTTGatgaattattgatattaaacAGTAGTTTTTTGTTGATTGAAAATGAAGCAGACAACCATGACATGACCATGTGTGGTGGTGGGGCTTGTGTATACGGAGGCGCACGTGGGCTTTGCCTTTCATcttacccttttctttttgataGTCTATTCCCTCATCTTGTTGGACAGAGTGTTCAGATTCAAGTTttgtgaaagaaagaaaaaaagttgaTAGACCATCTAACCTGACTAGACTTGGTGTTTAGTTGGAATTCAATATGACTAATAGATATGGGAAGGTTTCATACCGGAAGAAGAAAACTAAACTTTGAGCAATTCATGAAATAGGCAAAGCCCGAAATTCGTTTATCAGCTTCTATTTCACCATCTGAAAGCAAATGACAGAAGCTAAAGAGCAGTTGCATTGATCCTTTTGACCT
The nucleotide sequence above comes from Gossypium raimondii isolate GPD5lz chromosome 13, ASM2569854v1, whole genome shotgun sequence. Encoded proteins:
- the LOC105783241 gene encoding uncharacterized protein LOC105783241 codes for the protein MLVVERRRVVMSWRRVGKSLLALLAHALLFSFTLLLVLKLHHAFSYSWWLVFAPLWLFHSVVARGRFSLPAPAIPHDRNWAPFHTVMASPLLVAFELLLCIHLDNSFVVNLKIVFMPLLIFEIAILIDNIRMCRALMPGDDESMSDEVIWETLPHFWVAISMVFFIAATTFTLLKLCGDVAALGWWDLFINFGIAECFAFLVCTKWYNPAIHRNSHLGQTSSSSMSTRYLDWNRGLVVSTDEDMQQNSGMCSMQDIGGHVMKIPFIGFQIMLFMYLEGTPPSARNISSPVLFSPLLLLQGAGVVLAAYRLIEKIVILIHSEAVSGRYFDISSKVVEFFGFLHHGSRLLGWWSIDEGSREEQARLYCSGASGYNTFSPDSVKKMPKSDLVEEIWRLQAAVREQTEITQFSQQEFERLQNEKILCRVCFEEQINIVLLPCRHHVLCSTCCEKCKRCPICRVSIEERLLVYDV